In Nyctibius grandis isolate bNycGra1 chromosome 13, bNycGra1.pri, whole genome shotgun sequence, the sequence TTTGCCATCTCTCCAGTTTTGCTGTCATGCAAGCATTCCCTCCTTGTATTTGCACAATGGAAGACCCATAAGAGCCCAGGAGTCAATCCCGTTTTCTGCTGTCCCTCCAGCTAAGCACCTGCACATGCCCTAAGAGAGTTGTGTTACCTCATCCACTCTGCTTTTCACTTCTGGAGACATTTTGTTACCACTGCTGTGAAATTTCAACTGCTGCTTGGCTTTGTTCACATCTCGTTCTACTAGCTTCCAGTCCACTTTGATGTATCCTGTGTGGTTTGCAACCTAGAGTTTTGGAGGTGGAAAGAAAGCTCCTGGAGTAAAGTCCTGTGTGGCCATGGCTAAACAGACCCCCTTGCCCACCCACCTTCCCTGACCACAGCCACTTCCCCCACAGTGGGCTGAGAGGATGACCACACTAGCTTAAAAATTGGACAAAGGACCACCCCTGTAGCTGTATTAACTGTCCTGCAACATCTGTCTCCCACAGTAATCCCCTAACAGCAGGGCACACATTGCAGCTTAGCCTGTGTGTCTTAGCCTCTAGTCTCTAATGTAAAGCTGGCATCACCTCCCCCTCACAATTGCCACGTATATCTTTGGGACTTgctgcagctctcctgctgctgtgggtggACACAGCTATTAATAGGCTGCTCCtctctaaatattttatctggTCGGGATGATTCAGCAGTGAAACTctccctgctcagagcaagCTTTTGGCTTTCAGCAGAACAAGCAGAGCCAGAAGAGCGGGTAGAACGAGTCACACAGGAGACAGCGCCTGAGAAGCCAACGAATAAGACTGCTGAGCGAGGCCTGAGAGCTGTTCTGCCTCCTGCAGGATGTATGAGCTGGATGTCCACATCTGAGCAGCTCCCCTCAGTGACAGCTTTCTTGGAAATCAGGAGAAAGGGTTGAGAACAGAGAGAGATCTCCGTTTCTCTCCGCTTCCCCAGTGCTCTACAGAGAGCCTCATCTGTGCTGGCCTGACTCCTCGGGTAGCTAGGTTGACAGGAAGCATAACTAGACGCACACAAATCCCTCTTGACATCCAGGGCTGTTCCTCCAGGGACGCCATCTCCATGGGCATAGGACTAAGTACAGCAGCCAGGTCTGACCAGAcagtcctgcagcagcagcagcatggttTGCTGCAGCCAAAGGTTGCCTTCTGTTTCACTCAGGTGACCCTGCAGTAACAGCCCCCACGTGCCTTTGGCCTGGCCTTTGTTAGCAGACAGCACCTTTTGGCAGTCCTGAAGTTTACGCACACTGATCCTGCTTTGCTGCCACATCTACGTATCCTGGGGAACACACGCCCTTGACATCCACGGTCATACAGAGCTCCTGGCAGAGCGGGGAACTGGCCCCACACGTCCCAACAGGTAATGATCACTAGATAACCCTTCGTCCCCACCAGAATGGTTCTTGGAAAGCCCGGCTTACTGTTCATACACACCTGAAGTAGGAAAAAGCCACCTCCCACTGCTGTCGCTGCCAGCTTTCCAACTTTCTGGAAGATGAATCCAGTACACCTACAAATCAACCAGGATCCAGTCAGAAGAATGAGATACCAAAGACACACTTCTCAGCATGCTTCCCACAGGCAAGGCTGCCTTTGTCAGTAATTACCCAAGACTCAGAGACAGTCTGGTGAATGGCAGAAGAAACCCACATGCAACCAGGGAGAAAGGATTTGTGCCCAGCCAAAAGTGATGCTTTACAGCTTTTTACTTCTCACTATTGCATTCCAGCCTTTCGCAGTTTTGATTCTCATCTCTTCAACATCAACCTTCTCCCAAAAGAGTAATCAGAAACATGTGATTTCACCAAAATCAACAAgtgattttaacttttttttttttttactgctacCATGTCTGAAGGGATATTAGGCAgcacatctgctgctgcttcatgaTAGAGCACGGGGAGCAGATCACAAGCCATGCTGCTTTGTTGCCCAGACAACTGCTTACTTTTCAtttctcagaagagaaaaattctgaaacaaGCAGTGGCCTAAAGCTATACTGGTCTCCAAACTCGGTTACACACTCTCAACATTAAAGACATCACTGCAGCCACCAGAACTCAAGCAAGCACCACCCCATTGCTCAGTCATGCAGCAAAGGGCTAGTGTATTGTATCACCCAAACCAGACTTTACTTTGAGCAGTTTATCAATGTTGCAAAACACCACAGCAACCTGCTCTTACCAATTTCTGAGTACGTACTTAGTGAAGATACAAGAGAGAGGTGGCCAGCTCgtatttttatcagaaaatgAGGATCTGTCACACACTTTTAAATGGTTACCCCTGTGCCACACGAAGAAGACAGGCACGGCAAGAAGCAAAGCAGTGTGATTACACCGAGTTTTCAACTCAAAcaatgctgctgctgcgggaATGAAGTTGCACATAAAGCCACaagccaccagccccagcacttGCTACAGGCGACACGAAATCCCAGGAACCATGCCCACAGGCGCAATAAGCCACCTCCACAGGAGGTTTTTGTGCAGGTGCCTGAAGCACATCCACCTCCAGGGAAGAAGGTATCCTTATTTCAAGAGGCTCATATTTGCCTGTCCTAAAGTCAACACCACCACTTTATGCcagaagttaaagaaaattttatcaCCTCAAAAATTAAAGCCTGATGCCATTTTCTTCCCTAGGAGATAGTCTCAGTTCTTCAGCTCCACATTAAGAGACAGCTTTTAAGACCTCCCACAGTGGAGCATGCCAGGGCACAGTGGGCTGAGCAAGCTGGACATCTGTCTTCTCTGAGAGACTGCCAGATGACCACCCTGCACCTGTCAGCATGTTTCCAAAAGCCTCGCTAGTGCCTGCAGGCATCCTGCCTGCCACCAGCAGCAACGGCAACCCCGGCACATCTTACCATCCCGTGACCCCTCCGATCACCAGCTGCGTGGCCACATTGTATTTCTCGGCACTTGACCCCGAGCTGGGGGCAAAGACCTTGCGCCACCAGGGCCGGTTCTTGGTGTACTCCGCCAGGTCCAGCACGTTGAACGAGTCTTCCTTCACACCTGCAGGAACCTGGAAAGGCTCAGTGCCGGGACCGCTgtcccacagccccctgccagcTGCCCAGAGCCTCCCCAGGGACAGGGGACCCCCACTCAGTCACACAGCCCACGGCGCCTTGCACTAGCCCCAGGCCTTTGCGAACCCCCAGGCCACAGGCCCTCCCCCGAGGGCCTCAGACCCCCCCAGGGCCCCTCGGACGCCATCCTCGGGACCCCTCACCCCCCTCGCTGCTCCCGCAGCTCATGCCACTGAGGAAGGGGCGCGGGCTGAGAAGCCCTGTCCTGGGAGCCGCCCCCAGACCGTCCTGCGGCGGTTCGGGCCGCCAGGCCCCGGTACCGGCCGCCGCACGTTGCCAATGGAAACGGCGCCGCGCAGGGCACGGGCCCCGCTCTGCGCCGGCGGGGCCGAGCTGGGTGAGCCGGGGACCCCGCCGCCACGGGGAGAGGAGTGGGagggcccgccgccgccgccatcctgccctgccctgccccggcccggcccggcgcggcccaCCTCCGCCCGGCACCGCCATGGCGCCGCTGGTCTCCGCTCGTCGCCGCCGCCGGGGCGCCGGCGGCACGTGACGGCGCTGCGCAGGCGCAGGCGTGCGCCCACCGCCCGGCGCGTCACcgagaggaggaaggagcggggGGCGCGCGCGTAGCGGCGGCGCGCGTGGGGCGAGCGCGGGCGCGCGCCCGCTGGTGTCGCTCGGTGTGCGCCTCTGCCGCGGCAACGGCGTCACCTGCTCGGGTGTGTCCCCGCGGTGCCGTCAGCCGCGGTGTCCCCGGTGCCGCGGGGACTCCCAGGAGGGTCGGCGCGGCACGAGGGGGCCCGTGGCATCCGGGGGAGGGACAACGGGAGCTCCGGGGGCTCCGTGAAAGCTCCCTGGAGCCCGCGGCGGTTTGCTCCCTCTGCCGCGGGAGGCTCTTGCCCGGCTGCGAGCTGTCACTCCGCGGAAACGGCACCTTTCGCCACttgcttaaaataaacacaacctTCCCGGGCAGCGCGGGGCCCTGGTGCGTGGGCCAGGGCTGCTTCTCCCGTTTGGGTCACACAGGGCAGCGGGGCAGGTGCGCGGTGGAGCTGGGGACTGGGGTGTGCTGGAAGCAGCGTGGAGGGTCTGTCTGCTGCGCTGACACCCACCTCTGCCCCGCcgtgcccctgcctgcccccgaGCCGCCTTGGGCAGCCCAGGCGCGCTGCCTGGCAGGAACACATTCTATTGTCACCTGAAACAACGATTCCTCCGATTTCTGAGCCAGTACTCGTTTGAACTCCTGCAGAACAAAAGCCACCTACTTCCCACCTGGGGATGCGGCTGCCCAGGATATAGAAAGCTGGAAAACCTGAGctacaacaggaaaaagaaaaaaaagaaatccttgtgGAAAGATTGTAAAGCGAAGGAGGCGCAGGCTCCTGTGGGGTTAGCGAAATCCAGTGCATGAGTGGgagcaggagcacaggcagcGCAGGCCAGGTGGGGAAACAGACAATGTTCTGGGAACCAATGGCAGCACTCTGCCGTGGTGACCGGGGACATCCCGCTTGCAAACAGCTCagcacctccttccccctcacaAGCAGGCAGGGACGTGTCGGGAGCCGCAGCAGCATCGCACGTATTTCCTGCGCTGCCCTGATAAGGGGGAATTGGCTGGAGCAGTGTGTGCGTGCCCAAACCAAAGTGGTGGGACAGCACTTCCCTGGGGACCGAGGCGTGATGTCTTGCACACAGTCATCCTGTGGGGGCTGGTGGCTGGTGCCTGCAGGAGGTTTGGGCCTTGGGACTCGGCCGTCTGAGGTGCCGAGGGCCAGGcaaggcacagctggagggaTGGGCACCATGAGGTGCAGGAGAAGAGAAGCCACATGTCCAGCCCAGTGCCCAGCTCTTGAGGCCCAGGGATGCTATAGACAGGATGCTCCAAAGGGCTTTTGCTCTCATAAGCactcagagaaggagactgcaCTCCACAAGGGTTTATTTACACTCTGGCAACTGGAAAGCTGCATTTGCTCTCCTGGGCAGCCGAAGCCCCATGGCATTGCTCAGGACCAGGGCTCCCCTCTGCCCTCGCCATGTTCCCAGAGAGCCCCAGTTGTCCTGTCCCCAGCAGATCAGAGGGCAGCTCCTGCGGGTGCAGTGTGGTCACCCTTTGGTGACCCAGTAATCAGATGTAGCTGTTAGCGAGACTGTCAGACAGATCCTACACCGACTACTGAGCAGCCAAGGGCACCATGTCTCTGCTGGGTCTCCGCCTTGGCTCTAGGCTGGGCTGGCAGTGAGCAGAGCAGCTTCCCCTGGAAAAAGAAGATGTGGTAGCTGGGGAGGGAATGGCTGATGCAGTCATAGCTGGGGGCAAGTGGGCGCCTGGCGGCAGTGTTTTGTCTTGGAAATCCCATCCGAATGCCAGTGTCAGGTAGCACTGGGCTCTGCTACATGTCTGGTACCTGGTGGACTCCATCCCCGTGCAGCATGTGTCCCTGGTTTTgtctccctgccctgggcaaAGGGCTGCCCCTGTGCCCTGGAGCCAGGCAGGGTTCCTCTTGTGCCTTTTCCCCGGTGCCAGCTGTGGGGTCCCCTGCACACATGGTCCCAGGGGCACCCGCTGGCCTGAGCATCTGCAGCATGGCTCCATCTTTCCCGGTGCACGTGCACCATCGCCCAGGGCAGGCACTCAGATTCCTCACACAGCGGGGAAGAAGCTGGGCTGatgggggggctggaggggctgcagggctggaggcaggcaGGGTGGATCCCTGTGCAGTGGGGTCAGGCTCCGCTTGGCACAGAGCGTAGCACAGGGGCTGGCAGGTGCAGCGGCAGAGCCAGCAGTAGCACCTCAGCACCTCGCAGCAGTTGGGGCTTCCTGCAAGGCACCTTTCTGGCAAGCAGCCCTGTTCAGCTCGGGATACACAAGCATGAAAAGCTGTTCCCCGTCTCAAAGGCTTTTGCTCCCTCCTAGCACCACCACTGCCTACCAGCCTGCACGGTTGTGCTGAGCTGCAGCTTGCCAGCCCACGCGGGCCTCCAGCAGCCATGCACAGTCGGAGCAAGCAGGACCAGGCAATAATGCAGTCAGCAAAACTGTGTCCCTCCCGCCAAGCCCCCACTTGCAGAGCCCCCAAAAATGCTCTGTAAATGGACCCATGATGCCCCTCTGGGCACCTCAGCAAGGCACTGTACCTGGCCGCCTCCGCCAGATGCCAGGGTCCCCCGTCGATAGGAAACATGTCCCCAGCGCGCAGGGACCTGGAGGGCTCCCAAGCTGCTACTCCAGTGGCTCAGCGTGATGTGGCCCCGATGCTGCCGGCCTCGTGGCCCCAGCCACGCAGCGCTCTGCCGAGGCTGCCACCGTGTCACTGCTTTTAGTATGGAGAGAAGCAATGTCTGAATTCCCCTTCCCCCGGCTGGGACATCCGTGCTGGTGTCATGCAGCCGTGCAGAGACAGCCCGGGCTCGGCGGCTGGCTGGGGGCACACCGCAGCttgcagaaaggaaatttgCAGCTCAGCCCCGTCAAAACAAGAGCGCGGGGATTTTCAGCggtgtttctctctctgccaccgtctctctctcttttctcattttctggaaATGAAACAAGCTCGGGCTCCAGCCCTTCATGCCACTCGGTGTCTATGGGTGGAGGCAACAGCCCTTCTCCTTCACCCTCCCAGCTGCCATGGGGACGTTTCAGCACAGGATGGctctcccccagcctcccccacttccatgctgcaaagaaagggcctttctgctccctcctgccagccGCTGGGATTTCTGTCAGCAGGGTTTAGGGACCAGGAGGGCAGGCTGAGCAGCCTGGCGCCAGGCACAGCGCTGTGCTGAGAGAGGCAGTGAGCCCCCAGCCACCCCTCGAGCCGTCCCTCTTACCgagaaatactgattttggaCAGGGAATGGATGCAGCCAGCCTGGAGCACAGCAAATGATCCTGAGTGGCTGCTCACGCTCTCTTTCTGActtgctgctgccttgcaggTGACTGTGGGCAAgacctgctgctccctgcagtaGTTTCCCCAACTGTAGAAGGTAAATAACAGTTCCTGGATGTGCCATAATCTCCTCATTCAACTCTTGCCTGTTTTCTGCCCCTTTGGCCAGGATCCTGGTCCATCTTCCCTGGCAATCGCTCCATCTTGTGAGTCTGTACCCTCTCCTGTCGCTGCCTGGTCAGCAGacacccctgccagccccgaGGCCCGGGCTGGGCATATGAGGATGCAGGGACACCCATGGGTGCTAGCTGTGGCAGCATCCTCAGGCTCAGGGCTCTGCCCCAGCAACAGGCACAGCCCAGGACTGGGAGGCAGCTGGGTGGGGGGCTTCAGGCTGCATCTAGTTCTCCTTCATCCAGGCTCCCTGCATCCAgttctcctttcttcttggCAGCGATCGAGAGAGGAGTTTTCTGGGACAGTGTTTCTCTTAAGCAGCCATTCCCATGGAGAGccgctgtcctggtttcacagggatttggtttcagtttgtggccagccatggtgatcaaggcccttagaagctaaatccagggcagctgaccctggctggcccacaggtgtgttctataacattaacatcaagttcactataaaagggagggcttgcctttttttctcttttttgtgtgctctcctttcttcttccttatttcCAGTGAtggtgattcctggagcaacttgctggtgctctgtagataagtatagttttgtctcttttgtgttgtcatttatattgatttctttatttcattaaatctgtttaacttcaaccaacaattctccctccttttcccaattcccttcctcatttgggaaagggatattgggtgatagaaaaactgtttattgtttagccctgggtgtagGCTAAACATGGACAGTGCTAAATTCCTGTTGTTAAATTTAGCCTCTTTTCTGGCTCACCAGGATCTCTCTGGGTGTGAGGATGCCAGGGTTGAACAGCACTGAGCACTGGGGGGACAGGTAAGGCAGGGCACTGCCTTCCCTGTGGCCCCAAGCACAGTGTCTGTGGAGGAGAGCCGCTTCTtggggggtgcaggggaagCTTTGCTGAATGTGTGCAGCCCTGGGGACTTGGGGCTTATTCCAGGAGTTTTTGGAGCAGCCAGGGTGTCTCTGGAGATGAGCTAAGCGCAGCGCATAACAGACACCAAAAACCGGACACCTCTTGGGAATGTGACCCCATCTCCAGGCTCACCCAGCAGCCGCAACCCTTAAAGCAAGCCCAGGGGAGAGCAGTTGCTCTGAGCTTCATTTAATCAGCCAGGATAATCAGGTGACTTATAAAGGATGTGTGTACCTGGAGGCTGCTCTGGTTTTCCCTGGGCTGCTCTGATACTTGAGGAGCAAAGATCCTTTAGCAATAGCCACGTGAAGCCAGTGAGACCCCCCCAAATGCTTCTCCTCCCCAGGTCCTGCAGCGCAGCCCCCAGGTACCCTGTGTCAGGAGCCTGGCTGTTGCGCTCCCACTGCCTGAATCATTCAGAGACACCTCCGTGAGAAAcgagagagaaaggagaaatgctCCGCTGACCCACGTACTGTGGGGAAAGCcaagggaggagagcaggcttATTTTTAGGACTTCCACCacatcagcatttctgctttggGACTAGGGAACTTCAGGGCTGGGTTTGCCAGGTACTCAAGGGTGTTGGTGCCATCAGCctcactgtgctgctgctccctcgGGGTCCCACTGTCTGTGGATCTGCTGATCTGTGAGCTGTatggggctgcagcccctcttTGCTCCATCATTGCTGGGGTGCAGTGGCCAAGTGAGGTCTGCCAGGCATTTCTCCTCCAGCCCAGAGCTTTGGTTCCAAAGGAGGGAGTTGTTTTCCCCCAAGGATGGATGTGGGCTTTGTTCCTGCTGTGATTTATCTGCACTAGGGCTAAGGTTTGTCCCTCCATCTGGGCTGGTTTTGCAGCAGCCTGGATGAAGACAAAAGCACCAGGAGAGATGCCTTTTTTGGCTGGTgggttggttgtttgttttaatattttttattcctaaCTGAGACAGTGGGTTCTGAAAAAAGCAACTCCCCTAAAGCACCTCTGCCCTTGCAGAGCATGGTGGGGCTGGTTGCATGGGATAAACACATCCCCTGTGACTAAACCTCAGCGCTGGCTCCAGAGAGGA encodes:
- the FUNDC2 gene encoding FUN14 domain-containing protein 2, which gives rise to MAVPGGGVKEDSFNVLDLAEYTKNRPWWRKVFAPSSGSSAEKYNVATQLVIGGVTGWCTGFIFQKVGKLAATAVGGGFFLLQVANHTGYIKVDWKLVERDVNKAKQQLKFHSSGNKMSPEVKSRVDEVIVFLKKNVILTGGFAGGFLLGMVS